Proteins encoded by one window of Ignavibacteriota bacterium:
- a CDS encoding DUF2723 domain-containing protein, which produces MDNKTLHRVFGTLSFLLAAVVYIMTVQPSVPFWDCGEFTSAATWQQVPHPPGAPLFLMIGKVFQIIIPFGDLGWRVNLAAAFSGAFSVLFAYLITVKVLENFRGLPKNTGEALSIYTSGFIAAAALTFSDTMWFNSVESEVYATSLTFVALIVWLMMKWNEKADLPGHERYLLLIAYLIGLSTGVHLLSILTVFSIVLVVYFRKYEFSWRSFIIMGIIAIFIFFFIYPVVVKWIPAFLAGHTADRHAMTREYAVENSSFLQIIAIGSILLSAFGFWYGIQKKRNILSLATGAFILVILGYTTYTQILLRSNANPPMNENEPKNFSKLASYLGREQYGNAPTWPRRYQTEDYFIQNYVSKDQNGNYIYGEWYPPTRTEVRRKDGTYVGAQEFTKINSSGEINYLMKYQINHMYFRYFGWNFIGRTSDVQDAGVAWFSVPPDNEVLNYKSGYADQFPVRFFALPLLFGLFGFVFHFYRDPKMALAYLAMFLVMGVLAAIQQNQQDPQPRERDYFYAGSFMVWAIWIGLGSFSLVEWFGKKKISSALAMGVFAGSFLLVPLNMAIGGWKIHSRAGNYLPFDYAYNILQSCEENAIIFTNGDNDTFPLWWIQDVAGVRRDVRVANLSLGNTLWYVDQLKNRQPWGAEKLPLSFSDDSLQKFDESDERSLTYDFGEAQNVVIPVRREILEKYTDDPQILADGNMRFTFTGKEYTKQENKPIYLIRVQDKLVLDILKQIRFERPVYFSNTVGPDAYAGLESFFRYEGMAMRICPVQQIGNRVEVVDEEIMEKCLMTDVDNTDYYSTTPRYGFKFRNLNNPDVYYDEVGRRLMSSYRSLYMMYANHLIRNKQDKQKAVEVLDKMGEYISYSQFPLSFDWEYRIAQLYNEAGDKEKAQLYASMGIKTCEELISNNNIAPEYGYYEAIGRRIGPYTIAAYLYEIKEDYKGAIDVLEKLKNYSLQILSMTQANTQEGQALNTRLGDIEGLILDYKITETELKDGKEAALKQALDFMKVYENSNLPYKDRILNALRMRITEMTQGDVANIPTAFLEEYMSN; this is translated from the coding sequence ATGGATAACAAAACCTTGCATAGAGTATTCGGTACTCTGTCATTCCTTTTAGCGGCAGTTGTTTATATAATGACAGTACAGCCCTCGGTTCCATTTTGGGATTGTGGTGAATTTACTTCAGCAGCAACCTGGCAGCAGGTGCCTCATCCTCCTGGCGCCCCGCTTTTCCTTATGATTGGTAAGGTGTTTCAGATTATTATACCGTTTGGAGATTTAGGTTGGAGGGTCAACCTTGCAGCTGCATTCTCGGGTGCATTCAGTGTCCTGTTTGCATATCTTATCACAGTGAAAGTCCTTGAAAACTTCAGAGGTTTGCCAAAAAATACGGGAGAGGCACTCAGCATTTATACTTCCGGATTTATTGCTGCTGCAGCACTTACTTTCAGCGATACAATGTGGTTCAATAGTGTTGAGTCAGAAGTTTATGCTACTTCGCTTACATTCGTAGCTCTGATTGTCTGGCTTATGATGAAATGGAATGAAAAAGCAGACCTGCCCGGTCACGAAAGATACCTTTTATTGATTGCTTATTTAATCGGTCTTTCAACAGGTGTTCATTTGCTTTCAATTTTGACTGTTTTTTCTATAGTTCTTGTAGTTTATTTTAGAAAATATGAATTTTCGTGGCGCTCATTTATTATTATGGGCATAATTGCAATATTTATATTCTTTTTCATATATCCTGTAGTAGTAAAATGGATACCTGCATTCCTGGCAGGACATACTGCTGATAGACATGCTATGACAAGAGAGTACGCAGTTGAGAATTCTTCCTTCCTTCAAATTATAGCAATTGGCTCTATATTGTTATCTGCCTTTGGCTTTTGGTACGGAATCCAAAAGAAGAGAAATATACTTAGTTTAGCAACAGGAGCATTTATTCTGGTTATTCTGGGTTATACAACTTATACTCAGATACTTCTTCGCTCAAATGCAAATCCACCAATGAATGAAAACGAGCCTAAGAATTTCTCCAAATTGGCTTCATATCTTGGTCGTGAACAATATGGAAATGCTCCGACCTGGCCCCGCAGATATCAAACAGAAGATTATTTTATACAAAATTATGTATCCAAAGATCAAAACGGAAATTATATATACGGTGAATGGTATCCGCCTACACGCACAGAAGTCCGCCGCAAGGATGGCACTTATGTCGGGGCTCAGGAATTCACCAAAATAAATTCATCGGGTGAGATAAATTACCTTATGAAATATCAGATAAATCACATGTATTTCAGATATTTCGGCTGGAATTTCATCGGAAGGACTAGCGATGTACAGGATGCAGGTGTTGCATGGTTTTCAGTTCCACCTGACAATGAAGTTCTGAATTACAAATCCGGCTATGCTGACCAGTTCCCTGTTCGATTTTTCGCATTGCCATTGCTTTTCGGTTTGTTTGGATTTGTATTTCATTTCTACCGTGACCCGAAAATGGCTCTTGCATATCTTGCTATGTTCCTTGTTATGGGTGTTCTGGCGGCAATTCAGCAGAATCAGCAGGACCCTCAGCCAAGAGAGCGTGATTATTTCTATGCCGGTTCTTTTATGGTTTGGGCGATTTGGATTGGACTTGGCTCATTTAGTCTTGTTGAATGGTTTGGTAAAAAGAAAATAAGTTCAGCCTTGGCAATGGGTGTATTTGCAGGCTCATTTTTACTTGTTCCGCTTAATATGGCAATCGGAGGCTGGAAAATTCACAGCCGTGCAGGAAATTATCTGCCATTTGACTACGCTTACAATATTTTGCAAAGCTGTGAAGAAAATGCTATCATTTTTACCAACGGAGATAATGATACATTCCCACTCTGGTGGATACAGGATGTTGCCGGTGTAAGACGTGATGTCAGAGTCGCTAACTTAAGTTTGGGTAATACTTTATGGTATGTTGACCAGCTTAAGAACCGCCAACCTTGGGGCGCTGAAAAGCTTCCACTTTCATTCTCTGATGATAGTCTTCAGAAATTTGACGAAAGTGACGAAAGGTCACTTACTTACGATTTCGGCGAAGCACAGAATGTTGTCATTCCGGTTAGAAGAGAAATCCTTGAAAAATACACTGATGACCCGCAAATTCTTGCTGATGGAAATATGAGATTTACTTTCACGGGAAAAGAATACACAAAACAAGAAAATAAACCGATTTATTTGATTAGAGTTCAGGATAAATTAGTTCTGGATATACTAAAACAAATTAGATTTGAAAGACCTGTTTATTTCTCAAATACAGTAGGTCCTGATGCCTATGCCGGACTTGAATCATTCTTCAGATATGAGGGTATGGCTATGAGAATTTGTCCTGTTCAGCAAATCGGTAATCGCGTCGAAGTCGTAGATGAAGAAATTATGGAAAAATGTCTGATGACAGATGTTGATAATACTGATTATTACAGCACTACTCCAAGATACGGCTTCAAATTCAGAAATCTGAATAATCCTGACGTTTACTATGATGAAGTTGGCAGAAGACTTATGAGTTCGTACAGAAGTTTATATATGATGTATGCAAATCACTTAATTCGAAATAAGCAGGATAAACAAAAAGCTGTCGAAGTGTTGGACAAAATGGGCGAGTATATTTCTTATTCACAATTCCCGCTGTCTTTTGACTGGGAATACCGAATTGCTCAACTCTATAATGAAGCCGGCGACAAAGAAAAAGCCCAATTATATGCTTCGATGGGTATCAAAACATGCGAGGAGTTAATAAGCAATAATAATATTGCTCCCGAATACGGCTATTACGAAGCTATCGGACGTAGAATCGGTCCTTATACAATTGCAGCCTACCTTTATGAAATCAAAGAAGATTACAAGGGCGCTATTGATGTCCTTGAAAAACTGAAAAATTACTCTTTGCAGATTCTTTCAATGACTCAAGCTAATACTCAGGAAGGTCAAGCTTTAAATACCAGATTGGGTGATATCGAAGGTTTGATTTTGGACTATAAAATCACTGAAACCGAGCTCAAAGACGGAAAAGAAGCTGCATTAAAGCAAGCTTTGGATTTTATGAAAGTTTACGAAAATTCTAATCTTCCTTACAAAGACCGAATTCTTAATGCTCTCAGAATGAGAATTACAGAGATGACTCAAGGTGATGTTGCTAATATTCCGACTGCATTTTTGGAAGAGTATATGTCGAATTAG
- a CDS encoding AtpZ/AtpI family protein: MPEKDKDNDKRHSLIREGAQYLSIGTETFLPILLGALAGYYLLDKRLDTSPTWTVILTLAGFVIGMYSLFRTVLKVNKKK, encoded by the coding sequence ATGCCGGAAAAAGACAAAGATAATGACAAAAGGCATAGTTTAATCAGAGAAGGCGCTCAGTATTTATCAATAGGTACAGAAACTTTTCTTCCGATTTTACTTGGCGCATTAGCCGGTTATTATCTGCTTGACAAGCGACTTGATACAAGTCCTACATGGACAGTAATACTTACACTTGCAGGATTTGTGATTGGTATGTACAGCCTTTTTAGAACAGTATTGAAAGTAAATAAGAAGAAATAA
- the atpB gene encoding F0F1 ATP synthase subunit A, with protein MASNDSIESQLIAKADGYQNIDKSDLQAPAATDHSAHTDGGDRGEIFMQLLGKLSDHDAFYFGAYKVFDLPKIYYDEGLDVYLNTNAAVASGKYTVTEHHGHKQIVKSATGQPPAMDFSITNFVLFQWFAIFICAFIFKIVSNKYKKNPGKAPKGFQNAIETMVLYVRDEIVRPNIPSRKAADFLLPYFLSLFFFILTMNLVGLIPGAHTPTGAIAVTATLALTAFIVINITAMRVSGVGAWFHHLLGGAPWWLAFIMVPIEIIGLLVKPFALTIRLFANMTAGHVILLSLLGVLFFFNSVALSPAITAFSLFIYALELLVAFIQAYLFTILTAIFVGLAIGSHGDHEHAHEHAH; from the coding sequence ATGGCTTCTAATGACTCTATTGAAAGTCAATTGATAGCGAAAGCAGACGGTTACCAAAATATTGACAAGTCAGACTTACAGGCTCCGGCAGCCACTGACCACTCAGCACACACCGACGGTGGGGACCGTGGTGAAATTTTTATGCAGTTACTTGGAAAATTATCCGATCATGATGCATTTTATTTTGGTGCTTACAAAGTTTTCGATCTCCCCAAAATTTACTATGATGAAGGCTTGGATGTTTATCTTAATACAAATGCAGCTGTTGCTTCAGGTAAATATACCGTTACAGAGCATCACGGGCACAAGCAAATAGTAAAATCTGCGACAGGGCAGCCTCCTGCAATGGATTTTTCTATTACAAATTTTGTATTGTTCCAGTGGTTTGCAATTTTTATCTGTGCCTTTATATTCAAAATTGTATCTAACAAATACAAGAAGAATCCAGGCAAAGCACCTAAAGGTTTTCAAAATGCTATTGAAACAATGGTATTATATGTTCGCGATGAAATTGTACGACCTAATATTCCTTCAAGGAAAGCGGCTGACTTTCTTCTTCCTTACTTTTTGTCGCTTTTCTTTTTCATACTAACTATGAACTTAGTCGGATTGATTCCGGGCGCTCACACTCCTACGGGAGCAATAGCAGTAACTGCAACACTTGCACTAACAGCATTCATAGTTATAAATATTACAGCTATGAGAGTATCCGGTGTAGGTGCATGGTTTCATCATTTACTTGGCGGAGCTCCATGGTGGCTTGCATTTATAATGGTGCCGATTGAAATTATTGGTCTTTTAGTTAAGCCTTTTGCACTCACGATTCGTCTTTTTGCGAATATGACCGCAGGGCACGTCATACTTTTATCATTGCTCGGCGTACTCTTTTTCTTTAATTCCGTAGCATTATCACCTGCAATAACAGCCTTCTCTCTCTTTATATACGCTTTAGAGCTTTTGGTTGCATTTATTCAGGCATATTTATTTACGATTTTGACAGCAATATTCGTAGGTCTTGCAATTGGTTCGCATGGCGACCATGAACATGCCCACGAACACGCACATTAA
- the atpE gene encoding ATP synthase F0 subunit C, with amino-acid sequence MDATALAFLAAGLGAGFTVFGAGMGIGRLASAALEASGRQPEAAGDIRTTMIIAAALIEGVAMFAAVICLLLAIK; translated from the coding sequence ATGGACGCAACTGCATTAGCATTCTTAGCCGCCGGTTTAGGTGCCGGTTTTACAGTATTTGGAGCCGGTATGGGTATCGGCAGATTAGCATCAGCTGCTCTTGAAGCAAGTGGCCGTCAGCCGGAAGCTGCAGGCGATATTAGAACAACTATGATTATCGCAGCCGCCCTCATCGAAGGTGTAGCGATGTTTGCCGCAGTTATCTGCTTGTTATTGGCTATTAAGTAA
- the atpF gene encoding F0F1 ATP synthase subunit B gives MDSILNIPHGLMFWTIINFGVFLFLVVKFGGKAIVKAINQREESIQNSIDAAREAEKSARELFAQSQAQFDNAQQQINEMLIKGREQSEMQLRRAAEEAEKVKKAKVEDALKEIERSKEQALKQLRTEVADMVIIATEKILSDKLDKDKDFQLVENYISQLNKN, from the coding sequence ATGGATTCGATTCTGAATATACCTCATGGGTTAATGTTCTGGACGATTATCAATTTTGGTGTATTTCTTTTTCTTGTTGTGAAGTTTGGCGGTAAAGCAATTGTCAAGGCAATCAATCAGAGAGAAGAAAGTATCCAGAATTCAATTGATGCCGCCAGAGAAGCAGAGAAATCTGCGCGTGAGCTTTTTGCTCAAAGTCAGGCACAATTCGATAATGCTCAGCAACAAATCAATGAAATGCTCATTAAGGGGCGCGAGCAGTCTGAAATGCAATTAAGACGTGCCGCTGAAGAAGCTGAAAAAGTTAAAAAGGCAAAAGTTGAAGATGCTCTCAAAGAAATCGAAAGAAGTAAAGAACAGGCTCTTAAGCAATTAAGAACTGAAGTTGCTGATATGGTGATTATTGCTACTGAAAAAATTCTCAGCGACAAACTTGATAAAGATAAAGATTTTCAATTAGTAGAAAATTATATTTCGCAGTTAAATAAAAACTAA
- the atpH gene encoding ATP synthase F1 subunit delta codes for MTEQRVSLRYAKAVYETALAAGTLDTVYNDFIAIGKVLNQSQLLRTMLKSPVIKTWKKKNVFKELFSNMISELSFNFIQLIADKEREFLLKDIIASFDKLYLAKMNIIKADIVTSREVDETLRTKILTELSRRLEKTVIPTFKVDESIIGGIMIRVEDWVYDASVQNQLAKLRNQLIEGKLI; via the coding sequence ATGACTGAGCAACGCGTTTCACTTAGATATGCCAAAGCCGTTTACGAAACAGCTCTGGCAGCAGGTACTCTTGATACTGTATATAATGATTTTATTGCCATTGGGAAGGTTTTAAATCAATCCCAACTGCTTCGGACTATGCTAAAAAGTCCGGTAATCAAGACCTGGAAGAAAAAAAATGTATTTAAGGAATTGTTCAGTAATATGATTAGTGAACTGTCCTTTAATTTCATTCAATTAATTGCTGATAAAGAAAGAGAGTTTTTATTAAAGGATATAATAGCCTCTTTTGATAAGCTTTATCTGGCAAAGATGAACATAATCAAAGCTGATATTGTTACTTCAAGAGAAGTTGACGAAACCTTGAGAACAAAAATACTGACTGAATTAAGTCGCAGACTTGAAAAAACTGTGATTCCGACATTCAAGGTTGACGAAAGTATCATAGGTGGCATAATGATTAGAGTTGAAGATTGGGTTTATGATGCATCGGTGCAGAACCAACTTGCAAAACTAAGAAATCAGCTAATTGAAGGTAAATTAATTTAA